GCCTCTCCGTCTCATAAATCAGTACTTGGATATCCAGCCAGTTACTATGAAAATTATAATTCCACTTCAAATCTTCACCCGGAAGACCAAACGTTTTACAAACGAACCTTTGTGAACACGATCAACAGTAAGCAACCGTGCATCATCCGATATCGGATATCGACTCATAACAGGAGCTGGAAGCTTTTTGAGGTAAAATTGACCCCGGTCACCGACGACCATGGCAAGGTTATTCATATAATAGGGGTGGCCAAAGATCTAACGGGTGCTTTACAAGTGGATGAAGAATACCAAAGAGGCTGACATTGAAATGTCAGCCTCTTTTAGTTAATAAGAAAGTATAAAATTCGACTTCGAGAATTGTCCAGCTCCAGCGCCTAGCCAGTTTTCCTCCTGAATAATCACCCTTGAGTATCTTGTAACAATCATGGCTTGATAAAGCGATGATTGTTACAGCTCGGGTCAAATGTTCTTCGGCAAGTAAAGTCAAAGAGCAACTTTTCTTCTGAAGAACATTTGCCTGTCGGGGCTGACCAAGGCGCTTGCGCTTTTATTCATTTAATGCGGCAAGAATGCAAGTTGATAGAAGAATAAAACTGCGAATACGTAAAGGAGAGGATGCACTTCGCGTCCATTTCCTTTGACTACTTTTAACAGCGGATAGCTAATAAAGCCAAGGGCAATTCCTGTTGCAATACTTGAGGTAAGCGGCATGCTCAAAATCGTTAAGAAAGCAGGAAAGGCTTCATCAAGTTCGTTCCAACGGATTTTCGCAATACTTCCCATCATCAGACTGCCAACAATAATTAAGGCAGGGGCTGTGATGGAAGACAGTCCAGAAACGGCACCAACAAGTGGTCCGAAGAAGGCTGACAGGATAAATAATGCGGCAACGGTCACAGAGGTTAGACCCGTACGGCCACCAGCTGCCACTCCAGAAGTAGATTCAATATAGGCTGTTGTCGGGCTTGTCCCGAACATCGCACCAATCGTTGTGGCAATGGAATCGGAAAGTAAGGCCTGGCGTGCACGCGGCAATTTATCACCTTTCATTAATCCAGCTTGATTGGCAACACCGATCATTGTGCCGGTTGTGTCAAAAATCGTCACAAGGATAAATGAGAACACAACTGCATATAGGCTGTGTTGAATGACATCAGTTAATGCTGTCACTGGATTTGCAACAATCAGTCCTTCAGGAAGGGATGGAAGCGACATAAATCCTTTATCGAAGGAAAGGTGACCAGTTAAGAAAGCGATGATTCCTGTAATGACCATTCCGAAAAATAAGGCTCCATTGATTCGGAACATCATTAAGATTAAGGTGACAGCTAAGCCGACAAGTGTCAGCCAGGCAGAAGCAGCATGCAGGTCACCAAGTCCTACAAGATTAGTCGGATGTGCTGTAATAATTTTTGATAAACGCAGTCCGATAAATGCAATGAACAATCCAATTCCAGCTGTTATCCCGTATTTCAGGTTTTCTGGAATGGCTTCGATTAATTTTTCACGTAACGGTGTAAGTGATAGGATGATAAAGATAACACCCGCAATAAATACGGCAGCAAAGGCAGTTTGATAGGTAATATTATGGTGTGCGCCAACGACCGAATAGGCGAAGTAAGCGTTAAGCCCCATTCCTGGTGCGATGGCAATCGGATAGTTGGCGAAAAGTCCCATCCAAAGGGTACCGAGCACCGCAGAAATGATGGTAGCGGTAAAGACTTGCTCGAAAGGTACACCCGCATCCGCTAGAATGACTGGATTGACAATGACGATATACACCATTGTAAAGAAGGTCGTGATGCCTGCGAGTAGTTCTGTTTTTGTATTTGTTTGATTTTCTTTTAGCTTAAACATGAGTTTCCTCCAAAACACGAACAATTTATTAAGACTTTATCTATATTATTCGTTTTGTGGGTATTTTTCAATAGGTATTTTATATTGTGCCCTATTTAAATATTTTAAATTAAGGGCAAGCTTCATAAAAAAAGACCTTCGCTTTTAGAACAGCGAGGTCATTTTTATGGATTAAGGGGTATTACCTAATCCAATGCTTATAGAGAATACTTCATTTTCTTTGCCTTCGTGATAATTGAAGATGACGATAAAACTTCCAACTGGCTGCATTTCAGGGAAGAGCTTGGCCAATGTGTCACTATGATAGAGCATCACTTTTTGCGGTAAGTCTTTTGTGTCAGTGTATTCCTTTTCCAGCTTTGCATCCTTTGGTATTAATTTGGCAGCGACTTGTTTGGCCTCATCCATAGAACGGTTTTTTTGGTCAGTTGATTCAAACTGTACAGTCAGGTCGACCGCACGATTGTTAATAAACATCGGCAGTAAATAATCGTTTTTGAACCTTCCCATTTGGGTATTTCCTTTATTCTCTCCATATTGCTTCGAGAAGGCATCTACTGTATCGCCAAGTCCTGGTTCGACTGAAACTTGTTCAGTCACCGTTTCTTTACTATCCGTATTTTTCGTATCATTCTTTTCGGTTGTTTCCTTTTTCGTTGTATCCGCATTCTTTGCATTGTCCGAATTATTGTTGTTACAGCCTGCTCCCAAAACTGTTAAGCAAACTAACAACATGATTAATCCCAATTTCCTCATATGTACCTCCGTGTTGAAATATTCTAAACCTTCATACTCCATCCTCCATTATAATTCCCAAAACCTCTAATATGCAATTTATAGCCCATTATAGATCGGAGTGTCCAGAAGTAGAGAACAAACAACCATATACAATTAAGACTTCAAAATAAAAAGCTGTGTTAAAGAACAGTGTTGATTTATACAACCTGTTGATTGGAGCGGAAGGCACGAAGACTCCTCGAAAATGCTATCGCATTTCCTTCGTGCGTGGGCGAATTCAAGATGCAATTCAATGTCCTGTGGGAGTATGGTTTAGGGGAGACCCCGCAGACGCTTGCGTCGAGGAGACTCGCCGAAACACCCACGAACCGCTCGTGCCTGGAGCGGAAATCAGCAGGCAAGTTTAACAAAAAGGTGCTATGATTCATAGCACCTTAAAAGTCTTTCTTGATGATATTTTGCTTTTTCAATAATTTGTTGTTTTAAGTCAAAATCCAGACAGTCTTGTGAAATACGGTGAAGGTAATGATAACGCCATTTGTGCCATTGAATGGTTAATTGCTGAACCACATTTATCACCTCATCAATTAATTATAAAACGTCACGATCATTAAGAAGATATAACTTTCTATACCCTTCGAACGACATTTCAATCTTTTGTACATGGATATATGGGAAAATTTTAGCAGATACTAATAACAAGCCGTACTTTTTCAAAAATGCTATAATGGGGAAGGTAAATGAAATTCTAGCTAAGGGGAAATGAATAAATGATTCTCGTTGTTGGCGGAGCTGGTTACATTGGTAGCCATCTAGTAAAGGAATTAGTAGAAAAGGAAGAGGTCGTTGTACTCGATAACCTGTCGACCGGGCATCGCGAGGCGGTAGATAGCCGCGCTATTTTTGTAAAAGGTGACCTTGGGAACGAAGAAGACCTGCAAATGGTTTTCAGAAGTTATCCGATTAAAGCGGTTATGCATTTCGCTGCTTATAGTTTAGTAGGGGAATCTGTCGTGGACCCCTTAAAATATTATGAAAACAACGTGGCTTCGACGTTAACTTTGTTAAAGGTTATGATGAAATTTAACGTGAAAAACTTTATCTTCTCTTCTACCGCTGCTACCTATGGGATTCCAGAGGTTGAGCTTATTGATGAAACAAGTACAACTGCACCGATCAATCCATATGGTCATTCTAAGCTGATGGTAGAACAGATTCTAGCTGATTTTTCAAAATCCTACGGGTTAAATTATGTGGTGTTGCGCTACTTTAATGCAGCTGGTGCCCATAAGTCCGCGGTGATCGGCGAAAGTCATGACCCTGAAACGCACCTAATTCCGATCGTTCTTCAGCAATTATTAGGACAGCGCGAAAAGGTATCTGTATTCGGAACGGACTATGACACGCCAGATGGTACATGTATCCGTGACTATATTCATGTTACTGATTTAGCGGAGGCACACATACTTTCCCTTGAGGCTCTCTTAGCTGGGAAGAAATCGGCTGAGGTGTACAACCTTGGAAATGGTCTTGGCTATTCTGTTAAGGAAGTCATTGAAACATGTGAAAAAGTAACCGGTGTGGAGGCGAACGTAGAGATGGCAGACCGTAGAGCAGGTGACCCTGCTAGATTGGTGGCTTCCTCACAAAAGATTTTCACCGAACTTGGCTGGAAAGCGGAACGAAACCTTGAGCAAATTATTGCTGATGCATGGAATTGGCATCAAAACCAACAATATTAATAGAGGTCCCATCCCACTTGCACGTCTAGCAAGTGGGATTTTTTATGATTATTTAGGCTATAGATAAATAATAATAGTATTTACCTCACCGTCAAACTTGGGTATTATTTCAATAGTTACATAGAAAGGCTGTGGGATTTTGAAATTATTTTTGAAAAATTATCGTTTTACCCTTATTCTCCTGTTGTCCATCATTATTGGCGGAGTAGCAGGAATGGTTTTTGGAACGAAGACGGCGGTTGTGAAACCGTTAGGAGATCTATTCCTTAATTTAATGTTCATGATGATCGTGCCACTAGTATTTTTTAGCATAGCTTCAGCGATTGCGAACATGAACGGCATGAAACGTCTAGGAAAAATCATGGGGAGCATTGTGGTTGTATTCTTAGTAACGGCATCTATTGCTGCCATCCTTGGACTAGCCGGTGCCTCTATTATTCAACCGATCCAACATGGGGACATTGCTTCGATTAAAGAGGTAATGAAGCAAGCAACAGACGAGACGGATGCTGAAAAGGTATCATTTCTTGGACATTTAGTCGCTACTTTTACTGTCTCTGATTTCAATTTGCTGTTATCAAGAAGTAATATGCTTCAGCTGATTGTGTTTGCTGTCCTATTCGGAATATCAACGGCAATGGTCGGGGAAAAAGCAAAACCAGTGACCAACTTTTTATCTGCGGCAACGGCTGTCATTATGAAAATGGTCAGCATTGTGATGTACTACGCACCGATTGGACTGGGTTGCTATTTTGCGGCCGTAATCGGTGAACTAGGGCCACAAATTTTAGAAGGCTATGCACGTTCTTTTGTTTTATATTTGATTCTTACTGTGATTTATTATTTTGGATTCTTCACCCTGTACGCTTTTATTGCTGGCGGCAAGGAGGGAGTAAAGATTTTTTGGAAAAATGCAATTACGCCTTCGGTTACTGCTTTAGCCACTTGTTCAAGTGCAGCTTGTATCCCTGTCAACCTGGCAACGGTTAGAAAGATGGGCGTTCCAAAGGATATTGCCGAAACGATTATCCCTTTAGGAGCCAATACACATAAAGACGGTTCTGTTTTTGGCGGCGTGTTGAAAATCGTCTTTCTTTTCGCATTGTTTGGTAAGGACTTAACGAGTATCTCAAATATCTTAAGCATCTTGGCGGTTGCCTTTTTAGTTGGCGCAGTCATGGGGGCAATTCCAGGCGGCGGAATGATCGGCGAAATGCTTATCATCAGCGTATATGGCTTCCCGCCTGAAACACTGCCGATCATTGCGGTCATCAGCACCATCATCGATGCACCAGCAACCCTATTAAACTCAACAGGAAACACCGTCTGTGCAATGCTTGTCACACGACTTGTCGAAGGAAAGAACTGGATTAAACAAGCCTTCGCCTGATGGTGTCAATAATGGTGTCAGGCACCAAAGAAAGATATTTGTCCTCCTGTGGTGGACACTATTTTTCATATAAGGGGACAGAGTGAATAGCTCTGTTCCTTTTTTGTGATTTGAGTTAAGATTTAACTGTTACAGCCAATTTGTTGACAATTAAATGAGGTGTTCATTATGGAACATAAACCTGAAAATCATACACAGAAACATGCTGAGCGAACAAATTTTGAATTATTACAGGAACGCCTCAGCCTAACACTCGCTTTCAGCAAACGATATCAGATGTCAGCAGCGGTTTGTTATCTGCGGTTCCATCTTCCATTAGAGCTTACACAGCAAAAAGACGATGAAATCGAACAAGCTCTTGCTGGTAAAATTCTGGCAAGATTAAAGCGGACGATACGGGATATAGACACGGTGGTTAAAATCAATCAATCCGATTTTGTTATTTTGATAGCAGACATTACGGAACACGATTGCGAGATTATTTGCACAAGAATTCTCCGCTCGATTTCGGATACATACACAGTGGATTACCATCATTTTTCTATTAATGGAAATATGGGGATTTGCATGTATCCCTATGGTGCAGAGGGGCCTGATGAGTTGCAATCCATTGCGAAGACAGCTATGTATGATGCCGAAGAGTTAGGAGACAATCAGTATGTTTTCTACAGGGGAGAATTAAGTCAAGCGGCGTACCGAAAAGTGCTTATTGAAAATGATCTTCCCTACGCGTTAAAGAAGGAGCAATTATATGTTCACTACCAGCCACAATATTACTTGAAGAAGAGAACAATTGAGGGCGTAGAAGCATTAATTCGTTGGAATCACCCAAGCTTAGGCCCCATTTCTCCAGGAGAATTTATTCAATATGCAGATGAAGCTGGCGTGAGTCATAATCTCTTTTTCTGGATGTTTGAAGAGGTTTGTAATCAAATTCACAGCGAAACGGAGCGAAATTTAAAGTATTCGATTAATCTTTCAGTGAACCAGCTTTTATTACCCTATTTTTTACCGGAGATTACGAAGCTAATCCAGAGGTACTCCGTCCCTGCAAGCCGAATCACATTGGAAATTACTGAAAACATTGAAGTTTACACTGTAAAAAAGGTGAATGATACACTGCGCTCTCTGAAAGAATTGGGCTTTTCTCTAGCTTTAGATGATTTCGGGAACGGATATTTCTCGTTTGCAGACTTTATCAAGCTGCCGATTGATTTTATTAAGCTTGATCGAAACTTTGTTTCAAGCCTTTTGAAAAATAAGCAGCATGAAGGTGTCGTTTCGCCTATTATCCAGATGACCCATAACTTGGGCTTACAGGTGATTATTGAGGGGATTGAAGACCCTATCCAATTTTCGGTGTGGGCGAATTTGGAATGTGATATCATCCAAGGCTATTTTATTAGTAAACCTCTATCTGATATGGAGCTTACCGATACGATTGTTGAGATAGAGAAAAGGGTCAATGCAAGTTACTGAATAAAGGTGGCATTTTTATGAAAAAAACGTGGAAAGATATTTTACTTATTCTAGTGGGGGCACTTATTTTTGCCGTAGGGGTCAATTTTTTCACGATCCCAAACCGGTTGTCTGAGGGCGGAATCCTAGGGATCACAATTATTGCCCATTATTTATTTGATTGGTCGCCGGGTGTGGTGAACTTTGTGTTAAATGTGGTCCTGTTAGCAATCGGTTATAAATTTTTTGATAAAAGAACCATGCTCTATACGTTATTTACGATTGGGGCCTGCTCCGGCTTGTTGTATTTGACCGAGGATCTCGGCAGGCAGCTGACGAAAGATACATTCTTGGCTTCTGTATTTGCGGGCTTATTGGTCGGCGTAGGCCTTGGGTTAATCTTTCGGGCAGGAGGAACCTCTGGCGGATCTACTATTCTAGCAAGGCTCGCTAACCAACTTCTAGGATGGAGTATCGGGAAGGCGATGCTCATTATTGATATCATCGTAGTGGCAGGTTCGGTGTTTATTATTGGACTGGAAAAAGCTATGTACACCTTACTCATCGTGTATATCGGGGCAAAAGCGATTGATTTCATTGTTGAGGGTTTGGATGAGCGAGTGGCTGTCTTAATTATCTCCAATTCACCGGAGTTGGTGTTGGAATATATCACGAGTAAAATGTCACGAGGCTTAACCGTATTAGACGGTCGTGGAGGCTACACGGGTCAAAACAAAGAAGTCCTTTACATTGTCATTAACAAGCAGGAAATCGTCCAACTAAAAAGCATCATCCGCGACATAGACCCAGATGCCTACGTCACCATCCACAACGTCCACGAAATGATGGGCAAAGGGTACAAAGCGAGCTAGATGTTGGTGTCAAGCACCATTCGAGGACATTTGTTTGCTCTGGATAGATAAATTATTATAGGGAGAGATTTGATTTGCAAGATATTCATACTGAGACCCCTCTAGCTGAAAGATTTGAGGCGGCATTTAATCGGATACATAAATGTCTTATGAAACTAGTTCGAAATGCAAGAAGTGATAGTTTTAAAGTATTATTGGACAGTGGAAACTCCCATGCTATTATTCGTACCCATCGGCATGACCTCTATCAATATGCAAAGCTTCGCAATGCCCTTGTTCATGAAAAAATAAAAGAACGGTATTATATTGCCGAGCCAAATGTCGATGTGGTGACGCATATCGAAATGATTGCTGATCGATTCGAACAGCCTGTTACCGTTTTATCGATTGCGAGCTCACCGGTACTCTATTACAAAGAAGAGACCCCGCTAATGGATATTATGAAAGTTGTAGATAAATTGTCTATTTCTATTTTTCCGATCTACGACGCATCGGGCGCGTTTAAAGGGCTCCTTACTTCAGAAGGAATCATTCGCTGGTTATCCAAACAGCCTTCGTCGACAATATCCATTGAAAAGGTTCGTGTACGTGACCTCATGGTTCATGAAAAGCCGCATGAAGTGGTTTTTGTAAAAAAAGAAGCGGACATATTTGAGGTAGAGGAAATCTTTGAAGATACCTTCTTAGCCCAAAAGAAGCTGGAAGCTGTCATTATTACGGAAAACGGAAAGGCAACGGAAAAACTGCTAGGAATCATTACGTCTTGGGACTTAGTTGAAATTAATACGTTGGAACAGTAGTTACAATAATACGGAGTTGCGAACTTGTCGCAGACTTAAAAACAGGAGGGCGGCTTTATGAGAAAGCTACCCTCCTTTTTCATTTCAGTACTTCACTCTCTCCACACTAACTCTTCCCGAAAAGAACGTAGCCCCACCGCCCATGTCGGCAAGGCGGTCTGGGGTTAGTTCGTTGACTAGTTGTTTTGCTCCGTCCCGGTCCGCCCATAGCCCTTGGGTGACAACAACCCCCTGAAGAACATTTTCTCCAACAGATGCCCGTAACACACATTCTCCGCGATTATTCCACACGCGAACTTGGTCACCGTCTTCGATACCTAAAAGATCGGCATCCTTTTGATGAAGATGCACCCGCGGTTCTTTTTCCAGCGAGACGTGTTTTTTATTGTTGGAAAAAGTAGAGTTTAAAAAATTGTGATTCGGTCCGGGAACAAATTGAAAGGGGTGATCCCCGTCCTCTTTTGATGGTATATAAGTTGGCAATGGGGGATATCCAGCCGCCATCATTCTCTCGGAATATAATTCTATTTTCCCGCTAGGTGTTGCTAAATTACCAGGGAACAAAGGTTTTACAGCGGCTTTCATATATGTTTTTTCAACCAAAGCATCATGGGTAATTTCCCTCTAGCCCTGGGTTCCTTGGAAAATTAAGAGCAGCAGCAATCATCTCGGCTTCTGTCTCCCCTAGAGCTGGTTCCTTAAAACCCATTCCTCTTGCCAGCAATTGAAAAACTTCCACATTTGACTTAGACTCCCCATATGGCTCCATTACAGGCCGCTGGAGCTGAATGTAATGATGCCAATAAGATGTATAAAAATCCGTATTTTCATAAGAAGAGGTCGCCGGTAATACGATATCCGCATACAGGGCTGTTTCTGTTAAGAATAAATCATGAACGACAAGGAATAGGTCCTCACGCCCAAGCCCTTCTCGAACTCTTCTGCTGGAAGGCGCCACAACCGCAGGATTGGATCCGTACACGTACATGGATTGAATGGGCGGATCGAGTGTCATTAACGCCTCGCCAATCTGGTTCATGTTAATCGTTCGAGTGGATTTTATTTTCAAAAGATCGGGCCTCTGGAGCGCACTCGTGTTAAATGCAAGGTAGGCTGAGTTCCCTTTAATCGCCCCGCCGCCTTTGACGAGCCATTGACCGGTAAGGGCAGGAAGGCAGGAGATTGTCCGGACGAACATGCCGCCGTTATCGTGATGCTGTGGTCCGTTCCCAATCCTGATAAAGGAAGGAAACGTTGTTCCATAAATTCGGGCAAGCTTGTAGATATCCTCTACCGGTACACCTGTAATAGTGGAAACCGTACCTGGATCGTATTGCTTCACATGCTCTCGCAGCTCCTCGTGTCCCACGGTATAGGATTGTAAAAAGTCATCGTCTGTCATATTTTCAGCAAACAAAATATGCATCACACCAAGGGCAAGAGCACTGTCGGTTCCTGGTAATATTGGAATAAACCAATCTGCTAATCTGCCAGTTTGATTCTTATGGACATCAATGACGATAATCTTGGCACCGTTTTGTTTCCGCGCTTTTTGAGCTAGGGCCACCTGATGCATGTTGGTGCTGACGGCGTTAATGCCCCAAAAGATGATCAATTTGGAATGGATAGTGTCCTCAGGATCAATCCCTGAACTGTTGCCCATCGTATAGCTGTAGCCAACGGAACCTGCTGAGGAACAAATCGTCCGGTCGAGCTGGGAAGCTCCTAATTGATGAAAAAAGCGGCGGTCCATGCCTTCAGCGGTTAGACGGCCCATATTGCCATAAAAGCTGTAAGGAAGAATACTCTCCGGGCCGTGTGAGCCTATTAATTCCTTCCAGCGGGAGGTAATCGTCTGGATGGCTTCATCCCAACTAATACGGTCAAACTTTCCTTCGCCTTTGGCACCTACGCGCTTGAGTGGATACTTTAACCGCTTCTCATCATAAATGCGTTCCGTCATATGACGAACTTTGTTGCAAATATGCCCTTGCGTTACCGGATGGTCCGGATCTCCTTCGACCTTCACAATCTTTCCATCCTTCTTGTGAACAAGCAATCCGCATTGATCTGGACAATCAAGCGAACAAACAGAGCGAAACACGCCATTTTGCTCCATCGGCCGTAACCTCCTTAAAACCATTTTCAGATAATTACTATTTTAACAGAAAATGTGTCAGAGGGGGTCAGACCCCATTCAAAAAGGAGGCTGACTCAAAGTCATGCCCCCCTAGTTTGATATATAAGAATGTTTAAAAGTCGACTTCGAGAATTGTCCAGCTCCAGCGCCTAACCCCTCGGGTCAAATAACCTTCTGCAAGTAAAGTCAAAGAACGACTTTTCTTGCAGAAGAACATTTGCCTGTCGGGGCTGATCAAGGCGCTTGCGCTTTTCTTAATTGATTTTCTTTTTATCTTTACTCAAGATGGTAATCTCGTACGGGTCGTTTCGGACTTCTTTGGTTAGGTCGTCGGTTTGGATAAAGCTGTTAATTTCTCCCTCAATTCGTTTCGCGAGACTTCTGGCGTCTTCGTCGGAGGAATTGACGGAAGTTTTAATGGTTATTTGCAGTGGCAGTGGATGGAACGAATACGAGAAGCCGCTCACTTTAAATTCCTTATTCGTCATCAGCCCGCCAACAAGGATACTAATGATATTATTCTTTTCCCAGCGCAGTTCTTGCTCACGTGCTTTCATATCGATTTTGCTGATCCGATACTTAAATTTGCCGCCGTACAACGCGGTGGTGTTGTCGAGAAACGCCTTCAGTTCATCCGTTCTAGTTTCCGTCTTTGGAATAGCAACATACACAAACCGTTCAAACTGGTTGATTCTAGCCTGGACGGGAAACGGCATCTCATAGTGATTATCCTTCAGATAAGCAATTATCTGTTGCTCCAGTGCCTGGCTGTCTTTTGTATACTTTTCCACTTTAGGATCTTCTTTTTCCGGAACGATGACCCTTTCGCGCTTGGTGATAATATCAAAACTGCCGAAATTATTAGCAATTAACGCTTTATTTATATTATTCTCCACATGACCCTTTATGCTGTCGTAATCCTTTTTAGAATATCGCAACCCTAATTTCACTTCTTTGTCAGGAATCGATAAGTCAAAAGACCCTAGCTGGTACCCTTTATTATTGGCCACATCCCCAATTAGCTCTGCGACAGCATTTTTATATTCTTCCTGCTGAATGAAATAATGGAAGTAGGGAATCTTTGCTGCTACTTTGGCCGCCCCCAGTGAAAGGTTAGCCGAGCCGATTAAAATCACTAATACAGCGGCAGCGGTAACAGTGGAAAAGATTACTTTCCTCGATGTTCTC
The window above is part of the Bacillus sp. SORGH_AS_0510 genome. Proteins encoded here:
- the galE gene encoding UDP-glucose 4-epimerase GalE, giving the protein MILVVGGAGYIGSHLVKELVEKEEVVVLDNLSTGHREAVDSRAIFVKGDLGNEEDLQMVFRSYPIKAVMHFAAYSLVGESVVDPLKYYENNVASTLTLLKVMMKFNVKNFIFSSTAATYGIPEVELIDETSTTAPINPYGHSKLMVEQILADFSKSYGLNYVVLRYFNAAGAHKSAVIGESHDPETHLIPIVLQQLLGQREKVSVFGTDYDTPDGTCIRDYIHVTDLAEAHILSLEALLAGKKSAEVYNLGNGLGYSVKEVIETCEKVTGVEANVEMADRRAGDPARLVASSQKIFTELGWKAERNLEQIIADAWNWHQNQQY
- a CDS encoding dicarboxylate/amino acid:cation symporter: MKLFLKNYRFTLILLLSIIIGGVAGMVFGTKTAVVKPLGDLFLNLMFMMIVPLVFFSIASAIANMNGMKRLGKIMGSIVVVFLVTASIAAILGLAGASIIQPIQHGDIASIKEVMKQATDETDAEKVSFLGHLVATFTVSDFNLLLSRSNMLQLIVFAVLFGISTAMVGEKAKPVTNFLSAATAVIMKMVSIVMYYAPIGLGCYFAAVIGELGPQILEGYARSFVLYLILTVIYYFGFFTLYAFIAGGKEGVKIFWKNAITPSVTALATCSSAACIPVNLATVRKMGVPKDIAETIIPLGANTHKDGSVFGGVLKIVFLFALFGKDLTSISNILSILAVAFLVGAVMGAIPGGGMIGEMLIISVYGFPPETLPIIAVISTIIDAPATLLNSTGNTVCAMLVTRLVEGKNWIKQAFA
- a CDS encoding YitT family protein, which translates into the protein MKKTWKDILLILVGALIFAVGVNFFTIPNRLSEGGILGITIIAHYLFDWSPGVVNFVLNVVLLAIGYKFFDKRTMLYTLFTIGACSGLLYLTEDLGRQLTKDTFLASVFAGLLVGVGLGLIFRAGGTSGGSTILARLANQLLGWSIGKAMLIIDIIVVAGSVFIIGLEKAMYTLLIVYIGAKAIDFIVEGLDERVAVLIISNSPELVLEYITSKMSRGLTVLDGRGGYTGQNKEVLYIVINKQEIVQLKSIIRDIDPDAYVTIHNVHEMMGKGYKAS
- a CDS encoding DUF4030 domain-containing protein, producing the protein MKNNVKYPKSVFDELQFKDEHKRNVLNRIKSQTGQISGVTKKRTSRKVIFSTVTAAAVLVILIGSANLSLGAAKVAAKIPYFHYFIQQEEYKNAVAELIGDVANNKGYQLGSFDLSIPDKEVKLGLRYSKKDYDSIKGHVENNINKALIANNFGSFDIITKRERVIVPEKEDPKVEKYTKDSQALEQQIIAYLKDNHYEMPFPVQARINQFERFVYVAIPKTETRTDELKAFLDNTTALYGGKFKYRISKIDMKAREQELRWEKNNIISILVGGLMTNKEFKVSGFSYSFHPLPLQITIKTSVNSSDEDARSLAKRIEGEINSFIQTDDLTKEVRNDPYEITILSKDKKKIN
- a CDS encoding CBS domain-containing protein produces the protein MQDIHTETPLAERFEAAFNRIHKCLMKLVRNARSDSFKVLLDSGNSHAIIRTHRHDLYQYAKLRNALVHEKIKERYYIAEPNVDVVTHIEMIADRFEQPVTVLSIASSPVLYYKEETPLMDIMKVVDKLSISIFPIYDASGAFKGLLTSEGIIRWLSKQPSSTISIEKVRVRDLMVHEKPHEVVFVKKEADIFEVEEIFEDTFLAQKKLEAVIITENGKATEKLLGIITSWDLVEINTLEQ
- a CDS encoding NCS2 family permease → MFKLKENQTNTKTELLAGITTFFTMVYIVIVNPVILADAGVPFEQVFTATIISAVLGTLWMGLFANYPIAIAPGMGLNAYFAYSVVGAHHNITYQTAFAAVFIAGVIFIILSLTPLREKLIEAIPENLKYGITAGIGLFIAFIGLRLSKIITAHPTNLVGLGDLHAASAWLTLVGLAVTLILMMFRINGALFFGMVITGIIAFLTGHLSFDKGFMSLPSLPEGLIVANPVTALTDVIQHSLYAVVFSFILVTIFDTTGTMIGVANQAGLMKGDKLPRARQALLSDSIATTIGAMFGTSPTTAYIESTSGVAAGGRTGLTSVTVAALFILSAFFGPLVGAVSGLSSITAPALIIVGSLMMGSIAKIRWNELDEAFPAFLTILSMPLTSSIATGIALGFISYPLLKVVKGNGREVHPLLYVFAVLFFYQLAFLPH
- a CDS encoding bifunctional diguanylate cyclase/phosphodiesterase; this translates as MEHKPENHTQKHAERTNFELLQERLSLTLAFSKRYQMSAAVCYLRFHLPLELTQQKDDEIEQALAGKILARLKRTIRDIDTVVKINQSDFVILIADITEHDCEIICTRILRSISDTYTVDYHHFSINGNMGICMYPYGAEGPDELQSIAKTAMYDAEELGDNQYVFYRGELSQAAYRKVLIENDLPYALKKEQLYVHYQPQYYLKKRTIEGVEALIRWNHPSLGPISPGEFIQYADEAGVSHNLFFWMFEEVCNQIHSETERNLKYSINLSVNQLLLPYFLPEITKLIQRYSVPASRITLEITENIEVYTVKKVNDTLRSLKELGFSLALDDFGNGYFSFADFIKLPIDFIKLDRNFVSSLLKNKQHEGVVSPIIQMTHNLGLQVIIEGIEDPIQFSVWANLECDIIQGYFISKPLSDMELTDTIVEIEKRVNASY